The Bryobacteraceae bacterium genome includes a window with the following:
- a CDS encoding Tat pathway signal sequence domain protein produces the protein MTTQATGKRSRLDPEPMPRRDWLGLGALWTMAASFLFATIGMMRLPKAAVLPSPSKKFKVALPETLAAGEPFIPPGRSVALFRDAEGVFAISMVCTHLGCIVKPSADGFECPCHGSRFSAGGEVTKGPAPKPLPWLQVRVNGDAVIVDEGTVVPHGTKVS, from the coding sequence ATGACGACGCAAGCGACCGGGAAGCGATCGCGGTTGGATCCCGAACCCATGCCTCGGCGCGACTGGCTGGGGCTCGGGGCGCTGTGGACGATGGCCGCGTCGTTTCTTTTCGCAACCATCGGGATGATGCGGCTGCCGAAAGCGGCGGTGCTGCCCTCGCCGTCGAAGAAGTTCAAGGTGGCGCTGCCGGAAACGCTGGCCGCAGGCGAACCGTTCATTCCGCCGGGCCGCTCGGTGGCGCTGTTCCGCGACGCCGAAGGGGTCTTCGCGATCTCGATGGTCTGCACGCATCTGGGCTGCATTGTCAAGCCTTCCGCGGACGGATTCGAGTGCCCGTGCCACGGCAGCCGCTTCTCCGCCGGCGGAGAAGTGACGAAGGGTCCCGCCCCGAAGCCGCTGCCATGGCTTCAGGTGCGAGTGAACGGCGACGCGGTGATCGTCGACGAAGGCACAGTGGTGCCGCACGGGACGAAGGTGTCGTGA
- a CDS encoding DDE transposase produces the protein MKQSRPKLEYRNRDQIYLGMVDLNNLIDEWHPARAVWAVLEGIDFSLYEEQIRSREGEAGRSAVPPRLLAALWIYGYSLGVGSARALERMQSYEPGLRWLCADEPVNHHTLSDFRVRHEEALDGLFSQVLAGLEQEGVVDLGTVVLDGTKVRAASGAGSLHRRATLEESLRQAEEVVEALKRETGEAGGEERRRAAAQRGARERVERIQASLRELRRRQQESKRGREVRVSTSEPEVRRMRMADGVYAPAWNLQLATETAGNVVVGVEVTSQGSDAEQLPGMVEQIRRRLGRVPERMLADGGYTSRRNVEYAHREGIELYAPWEPDAARHRGGLVHNGIGEEFGPQAFVYDAENDELICPAGERLKRGRSRWKNGARKVRYEAAAEACATCPHRRDCCGRAEGRGRWVERAEESEAMRAYLERMASPEGRQFYRQRSRYGEFPQLQIKGVLGLRRFHVRGWRKVRQEGMLWALAYNVMQWIRLVWRKLESAPPTLAAATC, from the coding sequence ATGAAGCAGAGCAGGCCGAAGCTGGAGTACCGCAACCGCGACCAGATCTATCTGGGGATGGTGGATCTGAACAACCTGATCGATGAATGGCATCCGGCGCGGGCGGTATGGGCGGTGCTGGAGGGGATCGACTTTTCGCTCTACGAGGAGCAGATCCGGAGCCGGGAGGGGGAAGCGGGTCGCAGCGCGGTGCCGCCGCGGCTGCTGGCGGCGCTGTGGATCTACGGCTACAGTCTGGGCGTGGGGTCGGCGCGGGCGCTGGAGCGGATGCAGAGCTACGAGCCGGGGCTGCGGTGGCTGTGCGCGGACGAGCCGGTGAATCATCACACGCTGTCGGATTTCCGTGTCCGGCACGAGGAGGCGCTGGACGGGCTGTTCAGCCAGGTGCTGGCGGGGCTGGAGCAGGAGGGGGTGGTGGATCTGGGGACGGTGGTGTTGGACGGGACGAAGGTGCGCGCGGCGAGCGGGGCGGGGAGCCTGCATCGGCGGGCGACGCTGGAGGAGAGTCTGAGGCAGGCGGAGGAGGTGGTGGAGGCGCTGAAGCGGGAGACGGGGGAGGCAGGCGGGGAGGAGCGGCGTCGAGCGGCGGCCCAGCGTGGGGCGCGGGAGCGGGTGGAGCGGATACAGGCGAGTCTGCGGGAGCTGCGGAGGCGGCAGCAGGAGTCGAAGCGGGGGCGTGAGGTGCGGGTGAGCACGAGCGAGCCGGAGGTGCGGAGGATGCGGATGGCCGATGGGGTGTATGCGCCGGCCTGGAATCTGCAGCTGGCCACGGAGACGGCCGGCAACGTGGTGGTGGGGGTGGAGGTGACGAGTCAGGGATCGGATGCGGAGCAGTTGCCGGGGATGGTGGAGCAGATCCGGCGGCGGCTGGGGCGGGTGCCGGAGCGGATGCTGGCCGATGGGGGCTACACGTCGCGCCGCAACGTCGAGTACGCCCACCGGGAGGGGATCGAGCTGTATGCGCCGTGGGAGCCGGACGCGGCGCGGCATCGGGGCGGGCTGGTGCACAACGGGATTGGGGAAGAGTTCGGGCCGCAGGCTTTCGTCTATGACGCGGAGAACGACGAGCTGATCTGCCCGGCGGGGGAGCGGCTCAAGCGGGGGCGGTCGCGGTGGAAGAACGGGGCGCGGAAGGTGCGGTACGAGGCTGCGGCCGAGGCCTGTGCGACATGTCCGCACCGGCGCGACTGCTGCGGGCGGGCCGAGGGGCGGGGCCGGTGGGTGGAGCGGGCCGAGGAGAGCGAAGCGATGCGGGCCTACCTGGAGCGGATGGCCAGCCCGGAAGGCCGGCAGTTTTACCGCCAGCGGAGCCGGTACGGAGAGTTTCCGCAGCTGCAGATCAAAGGGGTGCTGGGGCTGCGGCGCTTTCATGTGAGGGGCTGGCGGAAAGTCAGACAGGAAGGCATGCTGTGGGCGCTGGCCTATAACGTGATGCAGTGGATCCGGCTGGTGTGGAGGAAGCTGGAATCGGCGCCGCCCACGCTGGCCGCCGCCACCTGCTGA
- a CDS encoding acetoacetate metabolism regulatory protein AtoC — MSTLSILIVDDDASLRQVMSMQLEEMGYRALAASSGDEALHVLGTETVALVITDYRMPGMNGLELLEKIRSDYPLLPVIMITAFGSIGNAVEAIKAGAFDYISKPIDFDQLAIVVRRALEHHTLLEEVQALRSMLDQKFGFQSIIGRSKPLLRVLEQAARTAQSKATVLIRGETGTGKELLARAIHANSPRRTRPFVTINCGAIPKELMESELFGHVRGSFTGAVAHKLGRAEAADGGTLFLDEIGELPPDLQVKLLRLVQEGEIEKVGSPVSRKVDVRIIAATHRNLEALIEDGQFREDLYYRISVIPLELPPLRERGEDVAELAEFFFLRCREKHGRPELVLPPALLPCFTSWHWPGNVRELENVIERLVVLAPGPEITLNDLPEHLRGGRRPAGTLDLDIPPQGISLEAVERHLILQALRRADWNQSQAARLLDISRKTLIYRMEKYGLRQEAE, encoded by the coding sequence ATGAGCACTCTGAGCATCCTGATTGTGGACGACGACGCCAGCCTGCGGCAGGTCATGTCGATGCAGCTCGAGGAAATGGGCTACCGGGCGCTGGCCGCGTCTTCGGGCGACGAGGCCCTGCACGTCCTGGGTACGGAGACCGTCGCTCTGGTGATCACGGACTACCGCATGCCGGGGATGAACGGGCTGGAGCTGCTCGAGAAGATCCGCTCGGACTATCCGCTGCTGCCGGTGATCATGATCACGGCGTTCGGCTCGATCGGGAATGCTGTGGAGGCCATCAAGGCGGGCGCGTTCGACTACATCAGCAAGCCGATTGATTTCGACCAGCTGGCCATTGTGGTCCGGCGCGCCCTGGAGCACCATACGCTGCTGGAGGAAGTGCAGGCGCTGCGCTCGATGCTGGACCAGAAATTCGGCTTCCAGTCGATCATCGGGCGCTCCAAGCCGCTGCTGCGCGTGCTCGAACAGGCGGCGCGCACCGCCCAGAGCAAGGCCACGGTGCTGATCCGCGGCGAAACCGGGACGGGCAAGGAGCTGCTGGCGCGCGCCATCCACGCCAACAGTCCGCGGCGGACGAGACCTTTCGTGACGATCAACTGCGGCGCCATTCCGAAAGAGCTGATGGAGTCCGAGCTGTTCGGGCACGTGCGGGGCTCGTTTACGGGCGCCGTCGCCCACAAGCTTGGGCGCGCCGAGGCCGCCGACGGAGGCACGCTGTTTCTGGACGAAATCGGAGAACTGCCCCCGGACCTTCAGGTGAAGCTCCTGCGGCTGGTGCAGGAGGGAGAGATCGAGAAGGTCGGCAGCCCGGTCTCGCGGAAGGTGGACGTGCGCATCATCGCCGCCACGCACCGCAACCTGGAGGCTCTGATCGAAGACGGGCAGTTCCGCGAGGATCTCTACTACCGGATCTCCGTCATCCCTCTGGAGCTGCCGCCGCTGCGCGAGCGCGGCGAGGACGTGGCCGAGCTGGCCGAGTTTTTCTTCCTGCGCTGCCGGGAAAAGCATGGCCGTCCCGAGCTGGTGCTCCCGCCTGCGCTGCTGCCGTGTTTCACCTCCTGGCACTGGCCCGGCAACGTCCGGGAACTCGAAAATGTCATCGAACGCCTTGTCGTCCTCGCGCCAGGGCCCGAAATCACCCTCAACGATCTGCCCGAGCACCTCCGCGGCGGACGGCGTCCGGCTGGCACTCTCGATCTCGACATCCCGCCGCAGGGCATCAGCCTCGAGGCCGTCGAGCGCCATCTCATCCTTCAGGCTCTCCGGCGCGCCGACTGGAACCAGTCCCAGGCCGCCCGGCTGCTGGACATCAGCCGCAAGACGCTGATCTACCGCATGGAGAAATACGGGCTCCGGCAGGAGGCGGAATAA
- a CDS encoding sensor histidine kinase: MTGAQAGPGGGRPLHERSWLRPALAAAAIGLISIAHYLVPEQKLVWQNLLQHLYLVPIMYAALRYGWRGGLIATAAATASYLPQLLAARGAQPYPGYMLSRIAGMVEYFAAAALVGLLAEKDGRQRRRLEQSSRDLERLNYELQGTIERMKRSERLYAVGQLAAGLAHEIRNPIAAIAGAAGILERHPDDAAKRKTCIEIISKECARLNRLLSNFLDFARPRPPSFQRTQLEPLAASVLELARHAAGRHSVELRCEFPAPLPEIECDAEQIKQVLLNLAINAIQASPDGGAIVVSARAANGSVIVSIRDEGCGMTPEQMQRLFDPFFTTKETGTGLGLPVAFQIVQQHHGRIWAERNPDRGMTFSFELPVKREPKP; the protein is encoded by the coding sequence ATGACGGGAGCGCAGGCAGGGCCGGGAGGCGGCCGGCCGCTCCACGAACGCTCGTGGCTGCGGCCGGCGCTGGCGGCCGCAGCCATCGGGCTGATCAGCATCGCTCATTATCTGGTGCCGGAGCAGAAGCTGGTCTGGCAGAATCTGCTGCAGCACCTGTATCTCGTACCTATCATGTACGCCGCGTTGCGTTACGGCTGGCGGGGCGGGCTGATCGCCACGGCCGCGGCGACGGCTTCGTATTTGCCGCAACTGCTGGCGGCGCGGGGCGCACAGCCGTATCCGGGCTACATGCTGAGCCGGATTGCGGGGATGGTGGAGTATTTTGCGGCGGCAGCGCTGGTGGGGCTGCTGGCGGAGAAAGACGGCCGGCAGCGGCGGAGGCTGGAGCAGAGCAGCCGGGATCTGGAGCGACTGAATTACGAACTGCAGGGCACGATCGAGCGGATGAAGCGATCGGAACGGCTGTATGCGGTGGGCCAGCTGGCCGCGGGGCTGGCGCATGAAATCCGGAACCCGATCGCCGCGATTGCGGGCGCGGCGGGGATTCTCGAGCGCCATCCCGACGACGCCGCGAAACGGAAGACCTGCATTGAAATCATCTCAAAGGAGTGCGCGAGGCTGAACCGGCTGCTGTCCAATTTTCTGGACTTCGCCCGGCCGCGGCCGCCAAGCTTTCAGCGCACGCAGCTCGAACCACTGGCCGCCTCCGTTCTGGAACTCGCGCGGCACGCGGCCGGCCGTCACTCGGTCGAGCTGCGTTGCGAGTTCCCGGCCCCGCTGCCTGAGATCGAATGCGATGCGGAGCAGATCAAGCAGGTTCTGCTGAATCTCGCGATCAACGCCATCCAGGCTTCGCCCGATGGCGGCGCAATCGTCGTCTCGGCCAGGGCCGCCAACGGCTCGGTGATCGTGTCGATCCGCGATGAGGGCTGCGGCATGACGCCGGAGCAGATGCAGCGGCTGTTCGATCCGTTCTTCACGACGAAGGAGACGGGAACGGGCCTCGGCCTGCCTGTCGCATTCCAGATCGTCCAGCAGCATCACGGCCGCATCTGGGCGGAACGCAACCCGGACCGCGGCATGACGTTTTCGTTCGAGCTTCCCGTGAAACGCGAGCCCAAGCCATGA
- a CDS encoding ATPase, translated as MKTLPAVMPELFASRPPYKLAPEEVLQALETEPSNGLSEQEASARREKYGPNLLTPPKAQGPLVRFLLQFHAPLVYILLVAAAITLALGEYVDSAVIFGVVLVNAIVGFLQESKALKAIDALARSMTTEAVVLRGGQKRRVDAAELVPGDIVFLQAGDKVPADIRLISVRTLQVDESALTGESVPVMKGVEAIEGDVGVGDRLCMAYSSTLVTYGAGRGVVVATGDHTEIGRISELIKATEALATPLTRKIAQFSHVLLWVILALAAVTFIVGVLQGQAWLDMFMAAVALAVGAIPEGLPAALTITLAIGVARMAQRHAIIRKLPAVETLGSTTVICSDKTGTLTQNEMTVKSAFAGGGLYRFSGEGYQPEGEVSAESGPPADGNVALLECLRAGLLCNDAALRQTNGMWKAEGDPTEAALLAAAAKAGLDRDGEEKRLPRIDAIPFESEHQYMATLHQAEGGAIAYLKGAAETLLPRCEAALDAEGSRAALDRGAVLEQVEAMAAEGLRVLLLARADFPAGTKQIDHGDVSSGLVFLGLQGMIDPPRPESLPAVRACQQAGIQVKMITGDHAKTATAIASMIGIPAGKALTGVELSTLDEKQLAEIVEDVNVYARVSPEQKLNLVNALQSRGHVVAMTGDGVNDAPALRRADIGVAMGIAGTEVAKEAADMVLTDDNFASIEAAVEEGRGVYDNLVKFIAWTIPTNIGEGLVIMAAVFTGAALPILPVQLLWINMTTAILLGLTLAMEAKEPGLMLRPPRNPNAPILTRVLQVRIALVSTMLLIGAFGLFEWMQGRGVPVEEARTAAVNIFVFGEMFYLFNCRSLTVSMFQLGVFSNPWLLAGVGAMTVLQLMFTYTPWMNKAFHTAPIGGTEWMLILGWSLAIYLVVKTEKWLRRRFAPQEAEG; from the coding sequence ATGAAAACACTCCCTGCTGTCATGCCTGAACTCTTCGCCTCCCGGCCGCCCTACAAACTGGCGCCGGAGGAGGTTCTCCAGGCGCTGGAAACCGAGCCGAGCAACGGCCTTTCCGAACAGGAAGCGTCGGCGCGAAGGGAGAAATACGGGCCGAACCTGCTGACGCCGCCGAAGGCGCAGGGACCGCTGGTGCGGTTCCTGCTGCAGTTTCACGCGCCGCTGGTGTACATCCTGCTGGTGGCGGCGGCGATCACGCTGGCGCTGGGCGAGTATGTGGACAGCGCGGTGATCTTCGGCGTGGTTCTGGTGAACGCGATCGTGGGTTTCCTGCAGGAGTCGAAGGCGCTGAAGGCGATTGATGCGCTGGCGCGATCGATGACGACGGAGGCGGTGGTGCTGCGCGGGGGGCAGAAGCGGCGGGTGGACGCCGCCGAGCTGGTGCCGGGCGACATTGTTTTCCTGCAGGCGGGCGACAAGGTTCCGGCTGACATCCGGCTGATTTCGGTGCGCACGCTGCAGGTGGACGAGTCGGCGCTGACGGGGGAATCGGTGCCTGTGATGAAGGGGGTGGAGGCGATCGAGGGCGACGTGGGGGTGGGGGACCGGCTGTGCATGGCGTATTCGTCCACGCTGGTGACCTATGGCGCAGGGCGCGGGGTTGTGGTGGCGACGGGGGACCACACGGAGATCGGCCGGATTTCGGAGCTGATCAAGGCGACGGAGGCGCTGGCGACGCCGCTGACGCGGAAGATCGCGCAGTTTTCGCATGTGCTGCTGTGGGTGATTCTTGCGCTGGCCGCGGTCACCTTCATCGTGGGGGTTCTTCAGGGGCAGGCCTGGCTGGACATGTTCATGGCCGCCGTGGCGCTGGCCGTTGGCGCGATCCCCGAGGGCCTGCCGGCGGCGCTGACGATCACTCTCGCGATCGGCGTAGCGCGGATGGCGCAGCGGCATGCGATCATCCGGAAGCTGCCGGCCGTGGAAACGCTGGGCAGCACGACGGTGATCTGCTCGGACAAGACGGGCACGCTGACGCAGAACGAGATGACCGTGAAGTCCGCCTTCGCGGGAGGCGGCCTGTACCGGTTCAGCGGCGAGGGCTATCAGCCGGAAGGGGAAGTTTCGGCCGAATCCGGTCCGCCGGCGGACGGGAACGTGGCGCTGCTGGAATGCCTGCGCGCCGGCCTGCTGTGCAACGACGCGGCCCTGCGCCAGACGAATGGGATGTGGAAGGCGGAGGGCGACCCGACGGAAGCCGCGCTGCTGGCGGCGGCGGCGAAGGCGGGGCTGGACCGCGACGGGGAGGAGAAGCGGCTGCCGCGGATCGACGCGATTCCGTTCGAGTCCGAGCATCAGTACATGGCGACGCTCCATCAGGCTGAGGGGGGGGCGATCGCCTATCTGAAGGGCGCGGCGGAGACGCTGCTTCCGCGGTGCGAGGCTGCGCTGGATGCGGAGGGCAGCCGGGCGGCGCTGGACCGCGGGGCGGTCCTGGAGCAGGTGGAGGCGATGGCCGCCGAGGGTCTGCGGGTGCTGCTGCTGGCGCGCGCCGATTTTCCGGCCGGCACGAAACAGATCGACCATGGCGACGTCTCCTCCGGCCTGGTTTTCCTCGGGCTTCAGGGCATGATCGATCCGCCGCGGCCCGAGTCTCTGCCGGCCGTGCGCGCGTGCCAGCAGGCGGGGATCCAGGTGAAGATGATCACCGGAGACCACGCGAAGACGGCGACTGCGATCGCGTCGATGATCGGCATTCCGGCCGGGAAGGCTCTCACGGGCGTGGAACTGTCCACGCTTGACGAGAAGCAGCTGGCGGAAATCGTCGAGGACGTGAACGTCTACGCCCGCGTCAGCCCGGAACAGAAGCTGAACCTTGTCAACGCGCTCCAGAGCCGCGGTCATGTGGTGGCGATGACGGGCGATGGAGTGAACGATGCGCCGGCGCTGCGGCGGGCCGACATTGGGGTGGCGATGGGCATCGCCGGCACCGAGGTCGCCAAGGAAGCCGCCGACATGGTGCTGACCGACGACAACTTCGCTTCCATCGAAGCGGCCGTCGAGGAGGGCCGCGGCGTGTACGACAATCTGGTGAAATTCATCGCCTGGACGATTCCGACCAACATCGGCGAGGGACTGGTCATCATGGCGGCCGTTTTCACGGGCGCCGCCCTGCCGATCCTTCCGGTGCAGCTGCTGTGGATCAACATGACCACGGCCATCCTGCTCGGACTGACGCTGGCGATGGAGGCGAAGGAACCGGGGCTGATGCTGCGGCCTCCGCGCAACCCCAATGCGCCGATCCTGACCCGTGTGCTCCAGGTCCGCATCGCGCTCGTTTCGACGATGCTCCTGATCGGCGCGTTCGGGCTGTTCGAGTGGATGCAGGGGCGGGGCGTGCCCGTGGAAGAAGCCCGGACGGCGGCCGTGAACATTTTCGTGTTCGGGGAGATGTTCTATCTTTTCAACTGCCGTTCGCTCACGGTGTCGATGTTCCAGCTCGGGGTGTTCTCGAACCCGTGGCTGCTGGCCGGGGTGGGTGCAATGACGGTTCTGCAGTTGATGTTCACCTACACGCCCTGGATGAACAAGGCCTTCCACACGGCGCCCATCGGCGGGACGGAGTGGATGCTCATCCTCGGCTGGTCGCTGGCCATTTATCTGGTCGTCAAGACCGAAAAGTGGCTGCGCCGCCGCTTCGCGCCCCAAGAGGCGGAGGGATGA
- a CDS encoding membrane protein, whose amino-acid sequence MTVDNYMTRTPITVGPDATAEEIARLMVQHRIGCLPVVDAEGALLGLITERELFLQERRVPFSTVIAHSLMGAWVDTDQLEECYEKLRDLRASELMARNVVTIPPDTATGEAARLMVKIERNHLPVVENGKLVGILARHDLLRALLRRCESASSAGQSGSAGGS is encoded by the coding sequence ATGACGGTGGACAACTACATGACCCGGACGCCGATTACCGTGGGGCCGGATGCCACGGCGGAAGAGATCGCGCGCCTGATGGTGCAGCACCGGATCGGCTGTCTGCCGGTGGTGGATGCGGAGGGCGCGTTGCTGGGCCTGATCACGGAGCGGGAGCTGTTTCTGCAGGAGAGGCGGGTGCCGTTTTCGACGGTGATCGCGCATTCGCTGATGGGGGCGTGGGTGGACACGGACCAGCTGGAAGAGTGCTATGAAAAGCTCCGGGATCTCCGCGCCTCCGAGCTGATGGCGCGGAACGTGGTCACAATCCCGCCCGATACTGCGACGGGGGAAGCCGCGAGGCTGATGGTGAAAATCGAACGGAACCATCTTCCGGTTGTGGAAAACGGCAAGCTTGTCGGCATCCTCGCCCGTCATGATCTGCTGCGCGCCCTGTTGCGCCGTTGTGAATCGGCCTCGTCGGCCGGGCAGTCCGGTTCTGCCGGCGGCTCGTGA
- a CDS encoding hypothetical protein (possible pseudo, internal stop codon, frameshifted), whose amino-acid sequence MFLYASLEDVAPADHPLRPIRAMVDEALRRMDETFDEIYGDVGRPSIAPERLLRA is encoded by the coding sequence ATGTTCCTGTACGCCAGCCTCGAGGATGTGGCGCCGGCTGATCACCCGCTGCGGCCGATCCGGGCGATGGTGGACGAGGCGCTGCGGAGGATGGACGAGACCTTCGATGAGATCTACGGAGATGTGGGGCGGCCGTCGATCGCGCCGGAGCGGCTGCTGCGGGCTTGA
- a CDS encoding DDE transposase (possible pseudo, internal stop codon, frameshifted), whose product MLLYTIRSERMLVEQLRYNLLFRWFVGLGMNEEVWHATVFTKNRDRLLEGDVARQFFGEIVRQAKQRGLMSSEHFSVDGTMVEAWASQKSFRPKRDKSDEDEPEEGGRNREVDFRGRQRSNDTHESGTDPEARLWRKSQTAEAKLSYLGHVLGENRHGLIVNVRVTKAYGRAEREAAVEMAREIPGGTKRVTLAGDKGYDTREFVEQMKDLNVTPHVAQNVSGRRSAVDGRTTRHEGYWMSQRRRKLVEEFFGWAKVVAGLRKVKLRGREKVGWLFTLAAAAYNLVRMRNLMAAATA is encoded by the coding sequence ATGCTGCTGTACACGATCCGCAGCGAGCGGATGCTGGTCGAGCAGCTGCGCTACAACCTGCTGTTCCGGTGGTTCGTGGGGCTGGGGATGAACGAGGAGGTCTGGCACGCGACGGTGTTTACGAAGAATCGGGACCGGCTGCTGGAGGGAGATGTGGCGCGGCAGTTTTTTGGCGAGATTGTGCGGCAGGCGAAGCAGCGGGGTCTGATGTCGAGCGAGCACTTTTCGGTGGATGGGACGATGGTGGAGGCGTGGGCGAGCCAGAAGAGCTTCCGGCCGAAGCGGGACAAGTCGGATGAGGACGAGCCGGAGGAGGGCGGGCGGAATCGGGAGGTGGACTTCCGGGGGCGGCAGCGGAGCAACGACACGCACGAGTCGGGGACGGATCCGGAGGCGCGGCTGTGGCGGAAGAGTCAGACGGCGGAGGCGAAGCTGAGCTATCTGGGACACGTGCTGGGAGAGAACCGGCACGGGCTGATCGTGAACGTGCGGGTGACGAAAGCCTACGGGCGGGCGGAGCGGGAAGCGGCGGTGGAGATGGCGCGGGAGATTCCGGGAGGGACGAAGCGGGTGACGCTGGCCGGAGACAAGGGGTACGACACGCGGGAGTTTGTGGAGCAGATGAAGGATCTGAACGTGACGCCGCATGTGGCGCAGAACGTGAGCGGACGGCGCAGCGCGGTGGATGGGAGGACGACGCGGCATGAAGGCTACTGGATGAGCCAGAGGAGGCGGAAGCTGGTGGAGGAGTTCTTCGGATGGGCGAAGGTGGTGGCGGGGCTGAGGAAGGTGAAGCTGAGGGGGCGGGAGAAGGTGGGATGGCTGTTCACGCTGGCGGCAGCCGCATACAATCTGGTGAGGATGAGGAACCTGATGGCGGCGGCGACTGCCTGA
- a CDS encoding ABC transporter, translating into MPESLVRFESVKKAFGAVQALDGVTFTVEPEEVFAFIGPNGSGKTTTIRILLGIYQADDGTVEVLGLDPNKDFSRIGPQLGVMLEHPATLDLLTGEEYLDLYAGLFCLTARESAERRAEALKRVGLANRAKERLGTYSKGMRQRMSLARCLLNRPRLLVLDEPFDGIDAESRRDLIKVLPDLTRGTGASVFITSHNLSEVERIATRVAIIDRGRVARLDSVHSLCAPVEGQEVLVVTLSKAGAMREMELQALFPAARWDGERRQLLVSLREVGRTREAILNELLGRGIDVEAFEMKRMTLEEVYFSVTDRGRRL; encoded by the coding sequence GTGCCAGAGAGTCTAGTTCGGTTCGAATCGGTCAAGAAAGCATTCGGGGCAGTGCAGGCCCTGGATGGCGTCACGTTCACCGTCGAACCGGAAGAAGTCTTCGCGTTCATCGGGCCGAACGGCTCAGGAAAGACGACGACGATCCGAATCCTACTTGGGATCTACCAAGCGGACGACGGAACGGTTGAGGTGCTTGGGCTGGACCCCAACAAGGACTTCTCGCGAATTGGGCCCCAATTGGGGGTAATGCTGGAGCATCCGGCAACGCTGGACCTATTGACAGGGGAAGAATACCTAGATCTATACGCGGGGTTGTTTTGCCTGACCGCAAGAGAATCGGCGGAGCGGCGGGCGGAAGCGCTGAAGAGAGTGGGCTTGGCGAACCGGGCAAAGGAACGGCTGGGAACATACTCCAAAGGGATGAGGCAGAGGATGAGCCTGGCGAGATGTCTGCTTAACCGGCCGAGACTCTTGGTCTTGGACGAACCCTTCGACGGGATAGACGCTGAGAGCCGAAGGGACCTGATCAAAGTATTGCCGGACCTAACGCGCGGAACGGGGGCATCAGTGTTCATCACGTCCCACAACCTTTCAGAGGTTGAGAGGATCGCTACTCGGGTGGCGATTATCGACCGGGGTCGGGTGGCGCGGCTGGATTCGGTGCATTCGCTCTGCGCTCCGGTGGAGGGACAAGAGGTGCTGGTAGTCACGCTGAGCAAAGCAGGTGCGATGCGAGAGATGGAGTTGCAGGCGCTGTTTCCGGCAGCGCGCTGGGATGGAGAACGGCGGCAACTGTTGGTGAGCCTCAGGGAAGTTGGACGCACCCGAGAGGCCATACTGAATGAATTGCTCGGCCGGGGGATCGATGTTGAGGCGTTCGAGATGAAGCGCATGACGCTCGAAGAGGTTTACTTCTCGGTAACAGATCGAGGACGAAGGCTATGA
- a CDS encoding integrase, which produces MSRARSISTGRCYGRARVLKAWGLPRSTFYQRRRCEASPRPPARRGPKTRYTDEQLTEQIRRTIHESPFHGEGHRKVWARLRLAGVRTSLRRVLRLMRQHQLLAPQRQPQPVEPKRHEGTIVAGRPNQMWGIDATAGFTLRDGQVPIFAMIDHCSACCLSIHVARRGTRFEALEPVRQAVREQFGGFSEGIALGVKLRHDHGSQFMSDDFQREIRFLGMESSPAFVREPEGNGCIERFFRTLKEQLLWVRHFETLEELAEALEEFRRRYNEHWLIERLQFRSPRQAHQALLALEPAA; this is translated from the coding sequence ATGAGCCGTGCCCGGTCGATCTCCACGGGACGCTGCTACGGGCGGGCTCGGGTGCTCAAGGCCTGGGGCCTGCCGCGGTCGACGTTCTACCAGCGGCGCCGCTGCGAGGCTTCGCCTCGCCCGCCCGCCAGGCGCGGCCCGAAGACCCGCTACACCGATGAGCAGCTCACCGAGCAGATCCGGCGTACGATTCACGAGTCGCCCTTCCACGGCGAAGGCCACCGCAAGGTGTGGGCGCGGCTGCGCCTGGCCGGCGTGCGCACCTCCCTGCGGCGCGTGCTGCGCCTGATGCGCCAGCACCAGTTGCTGGCGCCGCAGCGGCAGCCGCAGCCGGTCGAGCCGAAGCGGCACGAGGGAACCATCGTCGCCGGGCGGCCCAACCAGATGTGGGGCATCGACGCCACGGCCGGCTTCACTCTCCGGGATGGACAAGTGCCCATCTTCGCCATGATCGATCACTGCTCGGCCTGCTGCCTGAGCATCCACGTGGCCCGTCGCGGCACGCGGTTTGAAGCGCTCGAGCCTGTGCGCCAGGCCGTGCGCGAGCAGTTCGGAGGCTTCTCCGAAGGCATCGCCCTGGGCGTGAAGCTCCGTCATGACCACGGCTCCCAATTCATGAGCGACGACTTCCAGCGGGAGATCCGCTTTCTCGGCATGGAGTCTTCACCGGCCTTCGTACGCGAGCCCGAAGGCAACGGCTGCATCGAACGCTTCTTCCGCACTCTCAAGGAGCAGCTTCTCTGGGTGCGGCACTTCGAAACCCTGGAAGAACTGGCCGAAGCGCTGGAAGAATTCCGCCGGCGCTACAACGAGCACTGGCTCATCGAACGGCTCCAATTCCGATCCCCGCGGCAGGCTCATCAGGCCCTGCTTGCGCTCGAGCCTGCCGCATGA